A segment of the Corylus avellana chromosome ca2, CavTom2PMs-1.0 genome:
CTTTTAGACGGTAAGGGAAAGTGTTAGCATACTGGAAGGAGAGGCTTTGTCCAGGACCAAGAGCCTCCCCGTCGTTGACAAGGCAGTCATCGTAGTACATTCGCCTGAACACCCTTGGATTTATCAACCGAACCGAGCTGAACCACCCACAACTGATGTGAATGTTGGAGATGCTGCAACCAGACACGCAGACATTCAGAATCTGAACCGTGTATGCTGGAATTCCGTTCGGCAGTGGGGCTGTCGGGCCTTGAAAGACAACTATGTCGTCCTTTGAGC
Coding sequences within it:
- the LOC132171029 gene encoding TPD1 protein homolog 1-like isoform X2: MRGVLGRFGVGRSSSVCVVSVATVFAFVLAVLFVFYPKHVGEISIKVLVFSKEHSPAVARKLLQSPDGGDVNRVGTACSKDDIVVFQGPTAPLPNGIPAYTVQILNVCVSGCSISNIHISCGWFSSVRLINPRVFRRMYYDDCLVNDGEALGPGQSLSFQYANTFPYRLKVASVTCS